Part of the Pseudarthrobacter sp. L1SW genome, CGACACGGAGGGCCAGTACTTCCTGGTGTTCCTCGCTGAGTCCGTCCAGCATTGCGGCGGCACCGCCCTGGAGCTCCACGGTGTGTTCTGCGGACGGCGTGGTCCGTGCGTCCTGTTCGGGATCGTAGGGGCTCAGCTGGGGCCGGCGCTCCAGCCGCCGGTAATAATCAACCATCCGCGCATGCGCAATGGAAAAAAGCAGTGACTTGGCGCCCTGGAGCCCGCCGGTGAGAGCGCCGATTTTCGGATAGAAGGCAAGGAACACGTCCTGCGTTACCGCTTCAGGATCGTCCACCCCGCGGGCCCGGAGGTACCCCTGGACGGGGCCGGCGAAGGACCGGTAGGCAGCACCGAACAGCACAGCCGGATCTGTTCCGGCCGTGCCCTCAAATATGTCGGTCTCTTCTTGGGCCAAAGTGCTTAGCACCAGCGGCTCCTCCATCCCGGGGCGCGGCTCACGCCTGTCCCGGTTTCCGGTTCGGACTGCCAGTCTCCATGGTGTTGCCTGCCGTCATTCGGCATCTGGTCCAGGGCAGACCGCCGCGCGTGCGGCTGGCGTTCGTGCAGTCCCGGACTGCTGTACTGCGGGAACGGTGCAAAGCCGTTCCCGCAGTACAGACTAGCGACTGGCCCCTAGCGGACTGAAACGGAAGGGGCGTCCACTACGTTGCCGCCCTCGGCGGGGACAGCGGGGATGGCGGGAACGGCCGGCTCGCCGTCGACGCCGGGAACCGCGGGAACTGCCGGAACAGCAGGCGCCTCGGGAAGTTCAGCATCAACAGCTGCAGACCCCGTGGCGGCGGCGCCGGCCTCGGCGGCGGTGTCAGCCTCGGCAACGACGTCGGCGCAGAAGCTTCCGATGTTCGCCTCGCCTTCAGCGGCGATCACCAGCGAGGAGAAGCCCTCGGCGGAAGCGTCCAGGCCGCCGTTGGTGAAGGCGGTGCACAGGCCCAGGGCTGCGGCGCCGGCGGCATCAACGGCGGTGTTGGCGCCGGCGGAGGCGGAGGCCTGGCCTGACACGTTGCGGTCCGTGACGGTGGCGTCGCCTGCGGCTTCAGCATCGGCGGTGGCAGCAGCGGAGGCCTCGGTGCCGGCGGCGGCGTCAGCGGCGGCCTCGGCGGTTGCCTGTGCGTCCGCGGCAGCTTCTGCTGCGGCCTTCGGCGCCGGTGCGCCGAAAAGGTTGTGGGCGGTCTGCTGTGCCTCGGCGGGGAGGACACCGGAAACGGCGGCGGCGCCGGTTCCGCCGACGGCAATGGTGCCTGCTGCCAGGACTCCGGCGGCTACTTTGCTGGTGGCAAGAACGGTGAACAACGACATAAGAGACTCCAAAAACCTAGACAACACGTTCAATCCGGGCCCTGCTGGCGGACCCATCACCTCCTACATCGCAGGGGACGGCGGAAAGGTTACGGGTGGCCGGAAATTCTTTTTTGGCCCTGCTGCCGTGGGCTGCGCCGGCGGCCGGGCGGCTGGAACCGGGCCGCGCTACGATCGATCCATGCCCACGGATCCGGAAGCGACAAAGAAGGCCGGCACCTGGCGGCTGATGGTGGACAACAACAGGGCGCTGCTTCTGCGGAAGACCGGCAAGGACACTGCGCACTGGGTAGAGCAGGCCCGCGCCGCCGGAATCAAGGACGACGGCGGGCTCCGCACCTGGATGCGGGACAGCTTCGGGGTCACTGGGTACGCCCGGTATGCAGTGTCATGGGAGATGTTCGGCTACCCGGACTTCATGCTGCGGGATGCCGATGAGCTGATCGACGGCCAGTACGCCCACCACCCCCAGTTGCGGCCCATCGCGGATGCCATCCTGGGCTGGGCGTCCGCCACCGAAGGCGTGCAGGTCCAGATGCGGAAGGGCTACGTCTCACTGCACAGCCCGCGGCGCAAGTTTGCCCAGGTCACCCGCACCACCAATACCGCAGTGGACGTGACCCTACGGCTCGACGCCCCGGCCGAAGGCAGGATCCAGGCGGCAAGGGCCCGCGCGGACGACCCCTTCACCCGGAAGGTGCGCCTGACTTCCGCGGACCAAGTGGACGACGAACTGCTGGACATCCTGGTCACGGCGTTGGAACAGAACAGCTGACGGGCCCGGGCACCCTGGCAGATGGCGGCCCGGGCCTGCAATGCCCTTAGGCGTTGGCCATCTCGGTGTCGGCTTCCTCGAACTCCACCGCGGCCACGATCTCCTGGGTCTCCGGGTTAATCATGAAGGCCTCGTCCTCTTCCTCGACCATGAGGAAATCGCCGTGGTCGGTGGAGAAGTGCCACGCCAGGACGCGCTCGCCGTCGTGCATGTAGTTGGGGTCGCCCATGGTGATCTTGAGGAGCTCATACCCCGCGATGCTGCAGAGCTCGCGGATGATGATCTCAAAGTCGGGGGCTTCCTCCAGCGCTTCCGCTTCGGCCTGGGCCTTGCGCTCGGGCAGGTCGGGGATCATTGACACCAGACGCTCGATGTATGCGCCGACCTCTTCGTCGTCGAGCACCAGCAGTTCGCTCTGGCCGCGCAGCCATGCCGCGTTCAGGGCAGTGATGTTCTCGCTCTCCAGCAGTTCCTCGAACTCGCCGTCGAGCTCCTCCATCCGGAGGACGCCGTCGGGCGTGTCCTCGGTGTCATCCAGCCCGCCGTCGAGGTAGTGCTCCTCGTCCTCTTCCGAGAGGTCGTCGAACGCCTCAACTGCCCTGTTGAAAAGGTCCAAGTGGGCGGCGGCGCCCATGCCGGCCATGCCTTCGCGGATCAGCGTGTCCGTTTCGGACCTGTCGACGGCGGTGAACACGTACTGGGCGAAACCACCCTCCAGTGCCTGGGTGAGGTAAAAGTCCACGTAGTAGCTGCGGACGGCCACGGGGGACATCTCCTCGGTCCGGAGCAGGGCAGTGTGCATGGCATCCACGATGCTGACATTGGCCTCCACGACGTCCTCGTCGCTTGAATCGATGCTGCTGCTGGTCAGGACGACGGGCTGCTGGCTGGTGATCATGGCAATCCTCACTGCTGTTTACGGGTGGTGCTGGGTACGTTTTCACGCTACGTCGGGCGGGCCGGCCCTTTGCTGAGGAAGAAATGAACGTCGGGCGAAGTTTGTGGGGCGGCGAAGTTTCCGCCCCGGACGGGAGGGGCCGGAGAGGAGAGGCCGGGCACGCGGGAGCCGCTGGAGTCGCGGCACGCCCCGCCCTGCCGGCGAACTAAGATGGATCAGATAACCACCCACCGGCCGCGGCCCCGCCGCAGCCTGCTGAAAGTAGCGCGCACCATTCCATCCCAACCGGACGAAAGTACGGCACTGGCAATACAAACCCCCGCCATCAACGACCGTTCCCTGGCGGCCGGGCTGGCGTACGCCATGGGCAGCCGTGTCTCGGGCATCTCGTTCGACGCCGCCACCGGGCTCATGCTGGGCAAGGTCCGCGGCGGGGCCGACGTGCCCTACTCCACCACCGCCAAGCTGGTCCGCAAGGGCGGCGGCTGGAGCTGCACCGTGGGCGTGTGCAGCTGCCCGGTCCGGAAGGACTGCAAGCACGTGGCCGCCCTGCTCTTCGCCGCCGAGGACAGCCCCGCCATCCGCGTGCAGCTACTGACGCCGTCAACGTCCGCTCAGGTGTCCCGCAACCCCTCCGGACCGGGCCTCTCCGACTGGGAGCAGGCCCTCAGCCCGCTGATCTCGCAGCCGGGAACCGCCCCCTCCGGCGCCGGTGTTCCGCTGGCGCTCCAATTCGAGGTCGAAGAACCCGCCCCGCATTTCTCCTACACGGGCCGGCGGGATCCGCTCCGCAGCGTCCGCCAGCTCAAGGCCCGCCCGGTCATCATGGGTGCCAAGGGCAAGTGGATCCGCGGCGACGTCTCCTGGACCACGCTGAATTACCTGAACTTCCGGCGCGAGTGCAACCCGGCGCACGTGGAGTGGATGCAGGAGTTCCTGGCCGGCCATTCCGCCGCTGCCGGCCGGACGTACAACTCCTCCGGCTTCTGGCTCGGCCTGAACTCCTATGCCGGCAAGAACCTGTGGAGCCTGCTGGCGGACGCCCGCAAGATCGGCCTCGCCCTGGTTCACTCCCGCGGCAGCGAGCCGGTTCGGCTCGCCGAAGTCCCTGCCGCCGTCGGCCTTAACCTGGGCCGTTACGGAACCCCCGCGACTGAACCCGCTGCGGGAGCCCCTGCCACGGAGCAGGCGTCCGACGGCGGGCTGGAGCTGGCTCCCACTATCACCGTTGAGGGGGCGGAGGTTGATCCTGCGTCGGTGGGTACCATCGGCCGTCCGGCGCACGGGATCTTCTTCACCTCCGGGGAAGCGTCGCTGCCGGGTGTCCCGGACCCGGACGGGACCATCACCCTTGCACCGCTTGAAAGCGGCTTGAGCGAGGAGCTGCTGGCGTTCGTGACGGCGGGCAGCACCCTGCATATTCCGGCCAAGGACGAATCGCGCTTCCTGACAGGTTTCTACCCCAAGCTCAAGCAGACGGCCCGGGTGACTGCCCGGGACGAGTCCGTTGAGCTGCCGGCGCTTGCCGTCCCCACCCTGTCCCTGTTGGCAAACTACGGCGCGGACCACCGGGTGCGGCTGCACTGGGAGTGGCACTACAAAACCGGGACCATGGTCACTGCCCAGCCCCTCTGGCGCCACCCCGGCGACCACGGCTACCGCGACGACGCCGCCGAAGCCCGCATCCTGGAAGGCGTCGGCCAGCCGTGGGACACGGTGCCGGCGCTCGGCGAGTCCGCCACCGACGGCTGGGGCACTCCCCGGCTCGCGGCATCCGCCGAGCTGAAGGGCCTGGACACCCTGGCCTTCACCGAGGAGGTCCTGCCGCGCCTGCGTGAGGCCCCCGACGTAGAGGTGGACACCGTGGGCGAGATCGCGGAGTACCGCGAGGCCGAGGAAGCACCCGTGGTCTCCATCTCCACCAAGGCCACCGAGCAGCGCGACTGGTTCGATCTCGGCATCCAGATCTCGCTGGAGGGCCAGCCCGTCTCCTTCGCCGCCGTGTTCTCCGCCCTGGCCGCCGGGCAGACCAAGATGCTGCTGCCCAGCGGCGCCTACTTCTCCCTGGACCTGCCCGAGCTGCACCAGCTGCGCGCGCTCATCGAGGAAGCCCGCTCGCTGCAGGACAACAAGGATGCGCCGCTGCAGATCAGCCGCTTCCAGGCCGGCCTCTGGGATGAGCTGGCCCAGCTGGGGGTGGTGGACGAGCAGGCGGCCGCGTGGCGGTCCGCGGTGGGCGGCCTGCTGGAGGGTGGCATGGACGGCCTCCCCCTGCCGGACACGCTTAACGCGGACCTGCGCCCGTACCAGCTGGAGGGCTTCAACTGGCTCACCTTCCTGTACCGGCACAGCCTGGGCGGCATCCTCGCGGATGACATGGGCCTGGGCAAGACCGTTCAGGCGCTGGCCCTGATGTGCGCCGCGAAGGAGCTGTCGCTGGCCGCTGCTGGGCAGGATTCCGCGTCCGACGCCGGTGCTCCCTTTTTGGTGGTTGCGCCCACCAGTGTGGTGGGCAACTGGGCCGCGGAGGCGGCGCGCTTTGCGCCCGGCCTGAAGGTCCATGCCGTCAGCGAGACGTTCGGGAAGAGCGGGCAGGATCCCGCGGTGGTCCTGGCCGGGGTGGACATCGTGATCACGTCCTACGCCCTGTTCCGGATCGACTACGAAACGTACGCCTCCCGCACGTGGTCCGGCCTGGTGCTGGATGAGGCGCAGTTCGTGAAGAACCACCAGTCCAAGGCGTACCAGTGCGCCCGGAAACTGCCGGCGGCGTTCAAGCTGGCCATCACGGGCACGCCCCTGGAAAACAACCTCATGGAGTTCTGGGCCCTGACCTCGATCGTTGCGCCCGGGCTGTTCTCCAGCCCCAAGCGCTTCGCCGAGTACTACCAGAAGCCGGTGGAGAAGAACGGCGACAGGGCCCAGCTGGACAAGCTGCGCCGGCGGGTCCGTCCGCTGATGATGCGCCGCACCAAGGACCAGGTGATCAAGGACCTGCCGCCCAAGCAGGAGCAGATCCTGGAGGTGGTGCTGAACCCGCGCCACCAGAAGGTGTACCAGACCCACCTGCAGCGCGAGCGGCAGAAGATCCTGGGCCTGATCGAGGACGTGAACAAGAACCGGTTCACCATCTTCCAGTCGCTCACGCTGCTGCGGCAGCTCAGCCTGGACGCCTCGCTGATTGACCCGTCGCTCTCCGGCGTGCGCTCCAGCAAGCTTGACGTGCTGTTCGAGCAGCTGGAGGACCTGGTGGCGGAGGGCCACCGCGCGCTCATTTTCAGCCAGTTCACCGGCTTCCTGGGCAAGGTGCGGGAGCGGCTGGACGAGGAAAAGATTGAGTACTGCTACCTCGACGGCGGCACCCGCAACCGTGCGGACGTGGTCAACGAGTTCAAGAACGGCAGCGCGCCGGTGTTCCTGATTTCGCTGAAGGCCGGCGGGTTTGGTCTCAACCTCACCGAGGCGGACTACGTGTTCCTGCTGGATCCCTGGTGGAACCCGGCGTCGGAGGCGCAGGCCGTGGACCGGACCCACCGGATCGGGCAGGCCCGGAATGTGATGGTCTACCGGCTGGTGGCCAAGGACACCATCGAGGAAAAGGTCATGGCGCTGAAGGCCCGCAAGTCGCAGCTGTTTTCCGATGTCATGGAGGGCGACGCCCTGGCTGGCGGAGCCATCACGGCGGAAGACCTTGCGGGGCTTTTCCAGGAGTAGCGGTGAAGGCGGGGCTTTGTGCCCTACGTACGGTTCGGGCTGCGCCTTAACCTGAAACGGGCAGAGCGGCTGGGGCGCCTGCCGAATTCCTGGAGGCAAACAGTGAAATCGGCAAACACAAGCATCATTACCGGCGTCATCCTGATTGCGGTCGGCGTGCTGCTGCTGCTGGACCTGCTCGACGTGGTCGAGAGCGCGGCCTATGTGCCCATTATGATCTTCACCGCGATAGGGGCTGTGTTCGTGTCCCTCTTCATCCGCGGCCGGGAGTACTGGTGGGCGGCGATCCCCGGATCGGTGTTCCTGGGCCTGGCGGCGGTGGTTGCCGTCACCCAACTCACAGGGGGTGCCGCGGGAGCGAGCTTCCTGTTCCTGTTCATGGCCGCCGGATTTGCCGCGGTTTACCTTCGCCAGCCAGCCAACTGGTGGGCCGTGATCCCGTGCGGGGTGATGTTCACGCTGGCACTCATCGTGGCCCTCCCGCCGCAAGTGCAGGGCATGCCCACCGCCGCCGTCCTGTTCCTGGGCCTTGCCGCCACCTTTGGCGTGCTGTCCGTTCTTCCGGTCCAATCGGCCGGTCAGGCCGACCGGATGAAGTGGCCCTTGATTCCCGCCGCCGTCCTTGCAGTGCTCGGGATGATTTTCGCGCTGCAGTCCACGGCGCTGCTCCTCGCCGCGGACTATGTTGTGGTTGCCGTCATGATCCTGGCGGGCATCGCCCTGCTGGTCTACGCCTTCCGGGCACGCCATGGCGGACAGGACAGGGCACATGGGTGAGTCCCTGCACCGAACATCAGGCACGACAAAGGGCCAGCCCCCGGAACTATAAGCCAGCTGCTGCTGGCACCGGTCCGGAGGTTGGCCCTCTGCCTGACTCGTCATCCGGATGGCCTGCATCCGGGATTTTGTCGGTCCGCTAGCTGCGCTGCGGGGAACCCAGCTCCACCGGATCTTCATCCGTGAGGTAGGCGAGTTCGGAGTGGGCGGCGAGGTCGATCCCGCGCATCTCGTCTTCCGGCTTAATGCGCAGCCCGATGGTCCGGTCGAGGATCTTCGCCAGGATCCAGGTGATGCCGAACGAGTAGGCCAGCACGGTGACTGTTGCGAGCGCCTGGACGCCCAGCAGTTCCACGCCGCCGCCGTAGAAGAGCCCGCTGACTCCGTTCGGGGCAGCATCGGTGGCGAAGAGGCCGATCAGCAGGGTGCCGAGGATGCCGCCCACCAGGTGGACACCAACCACATCCAGCGAGTCATCGAAGCCGAGGCGGAACTTGAGTTCGATGGCCAGCGAGCACACGGCCCCGGCAATCGCGCCGATGGCCACAGCGCCGAGCGGGCTGACAGAACCACAGGCGGGAGTGATGGCCACCAGCGCCGAGATCAGGCCGGACGCGGCGCCCATGCTGGTGGCAGCTCCGTGGCGAAGCCGCTCAACGAGGGCCCAGGCGAGGAGGCCTGCCGAGGCAGCGACGGCGGTGTTCAGGAAGACCACCGACGCCGACTGGCCGGCGGACAGCGCCGAGCCGGCGTTGAAGCCGAACCAACCGACCCAGAGGAGGCCTGCGCCCACCAGCACCAGCGGGCGGCTGTGCGGCTTGGCGTGTTCCACTTTCGGCCACCCGGAGCTCTTGCCGAGCACCAGTGCCAGGGCGAGGGCGGCCGCACCGGCGTTCATGTGCACGGCGGTGCCGCCGGCGAAGTCGATGGCCTTGATCCCGCTGGCGATCCAGCCGCCGGTCACGCTGCCGTCCGCCGAAGAGAAGGCGAAGACCCAGTGCGCGATGGGGAAGTAGACGATGGTGGCCCAGATGCCGGCGAACAGCATCCAGGCGCCGAATTTCATGCGGCCCGCTGCAGCGCCCGCCACGAGTGCCGTGGTGACGCAGGCGAAGAACAGCTGGAAGGCAGCGAACAGGATGACCGGGATGGACGCCTCCTCATCCACGGCCAGCAGCTGCCCCATGCCGGGGAACTCGGTGACGTCACCGATCAGCCCCAGTCCGCCTACCGAGTTCCCGAACGCCATCGAGTACCCGAACAGTGCCCAAAGGACGGCCACCAGGCTGGCGCCGCCGAAGCACATCATCATCATGTTGAGAATGCGGCGCGACCCCACCATGCCCCCGTAGAACAGGGCCAGGGCGGGGATCATCATGCAGACCAGCGCCGAGCTGGCCAGTATCCAAGCGACATTTCCCGAATCCATGGGAAACCCCTTTCGTGATGCGAAGAGAGAACGGAAATCGCCCGTTGAGGCCACTCCGGAGGAGGGACGCGGAGTCAGTACCACGTTCATCGGAGGGCAGCTATTGCCGTCTGGTTCCAACTGTATGGCGGCCATGAAGGGGTGGGTTTCGGGTGTGTTAAATCATCGTTTCAGTCATCCGCATCCGAGTTTCAGCCGTCCCGCTGATCGCAGGAGCAGGGCAGGAACTGCGGGACGGGCAGCACCAACGCAGGGCCCCTTGAGCCAAACCTGAGCTGATGTCCGCACGCCGGCTCCCTGCCGTTCACTGCACATTCACAGTCCTGTTAGTGGCACGGTGTGGATTGGGACTACCCATTACTCCGCACCTTGAATTGAGCATCCCTGTGCCACCCATGTCCCTGCTGCGCCGAGGCGCCGGGCTTCTGTTATTGGTCGCCGTGTTCCTGGTCTCCGGGGGCCTTCCCGCCTACGCCCATGTCAGGGATTCCACAGGCTACTCGAAGATCACGGCCAACGGCGCAGAGGTCTCCTACGCCCTGAGCCTCGAATACGAAATGCTCGCTCGGGCGGTGGACCTTGGGCCCGAAGCCTTGTCGGCCAGCGACGACGCCCAGAGAGGTGCCCTCCTGACCGCCGCGCGGGGCAACGTCGAAGCGTACCTCTCGGAGCGCGTCACCATTTTCCTCGACGGGGCAGCGTGCAGGCCCGCTTTGGAAGGCACTGCCATCAGGAGCCGTGACGGGGTTCCCTACGCCGAGCTGGACCTCGCGTACGGCTGCGGGGCGGTCCCGGGCTCGTACCAGATCAAATACGGAGTCTTCAGCGCCTCCGACGCCGCGGCCGACGACCATTCGAACGTTGTGGAGTACGCGCTGGGCGGTCAGGAAGGCCAGACGGTCCTGGACAGCGGCCACGCGGAATTCACCGTGGGAGGCGGATCCGTGGCAACGGCAGCCGCCCGCTTCGGGGCCATGGGCGTGGAACATATCCTGTCGGGTTTGGACCATGTGCTGTTCGTCGTCGCACTGGTTCTGGGTGCGGCCAACCTGCGGAGCCTGCTGGGGGTGGCCTCCATGTTTACCCTGGCCCATAGCGTGACCCTCATCAGCGCGCTCCTCGGCTGGATCAACATCCCCTCAGTGGTGGTGGAACCGCTGATCGCCCTGTCTATTGCCTTTGTGGCCATCGAAAACCTGCTTGGCGCAACGCGCCGGCGGCTGCCGGTGGTGTTCGTCTTCGGTTTGCTGCACGGACTGGGCTTCGCCGGATCCCTCCGCGTCACCGATGACTTCAGTTGGAGCCTGGTCACGTCCCTGCTCAGCTTCAACGTCGGAATTGAGGCGGGGCAGGCACTGCTGCTCCTGGCCGCCTTTCCCCTGATCCTGCTCGTGCGCCGGAGCGGCTGGTCCGTTCCGGTGTTGCGTGGGGCGACCATCACGGTCGCAGCTGTTGGTCTCTTCTGGTTCATTGAAAGGTTCCTTTTCGCATGAAACTCACACGCCCGGCACCCGACCCCCAAGCGGGTTCCGGGAAGCGCAACCTACGCCTGGCCCTCTATGCCAGCACAGCCGCCCTCGGCGGCCTTGTCATCGCCGCACCGGTGAGCACCGCCGTCGGCGAGGCGCTTAACCCGCCATCCGCAGCGGTCTCCGGCACGGTCTTCGAGGACCGCAACGGCAATGACGCCTTCGACCCGGGAGAGCCGGCCCTTCCCGGCGTCTCGGTGTCCGACGGTGCGACCGTTGCGGTAACCGATGCGAACGGCAAGTACAGCCTGGAAACGCGCACCGAGCGGCGGAACACAGACATAGTCTTCGTCACCCAGCCCGCGGGATACTCCGTGGGCACGGACGAATTCATGGCGCCCCGCTTCTACCGCAACCTGGGCCTGCTGGCAGCGGACGAGAAGAAGACCGCGGATTTCGCGCTGACCAAGGATGCAAAGTCTGAACGCAGCAACTTCACCTTCGGCAACATCGCCGACCCGCATGTGAATGCGCAGCTCCCGGAACAAATCCAGGAAATCAACGCCACCGGCCAGGAACTCGGCTTCATCCAGGTAAGCGGCGACCTCACCAACAACGCCACCGACGCGGAATTCAACACCTACAAGGCCGCCACTTCCCTGTCGAAGGTTCCGGTGTGGCCGGCCGTGGGCAACCACGAGTACACTTCCGGCACCGGTTACGCCAACCGCATCAACAACTACCGCAACCACGTGGGCCCCGAGTGGTACTCCTTCGACTACGGGAACCGCCACTTCCTGGTGCTTGAGAACAACGGCAGCGCGCCCTTCGACGAGCAGCTGGAGTGGGCCAGGCAGGACCTGGCAAAGAACGTCGGGGACAAGGAGCTGGTAGTCCTGACCCACCAGCCGATGAACGTGCCCTTTGGCTCGCAGAACATGTACGACCAGTACGGCGCCCTGCTCGAGCAGTACAAGGCGCAGCTCATCCTGGTGGGCCACGAGCACTCCAACGACGTGGAGCCGGACAGTGCGTTCGCCAGCACCGCCAAGCACGTCCAGACGACCTCAAGCTCCTACACCATCGACAACTCACCCCGCGGCTTCCGGTACGTCTCCATGACGGACGAATCCTTCGAGAACCCGGTCCGCAATTACGGCGCGGAGAAGGACCTGACCATCACCAGCCCGGCTGACGGCAGCAGCATCCCCCTGGACGGTTTTCCGGGCATCCAGGCCAACGCCTATGACACAACGGACGCTCCCGTCAAGGTCCAGTTCAGGATCGACGGCGGAAACTGGCGCCCGCTGGCATCCACCGGAGAGTTCACCTGGCACTCCGACCTGCAGGGTGACCTCCGCAAGGCCGGCAAGCACACGGTCGAGGTGCAGGCCACGGATGCCACCGGAGCATCGTGGAACAAGACCTCCACCTTCACCTTTACCGCCGAAAAGGCCATCACCCCGGTGAAGGGCGCCGACTGGTCACAGCACCACGGCGACCAGGGTCACACCGGCGTCGCAGCGGACCGCATTGATGCGGGACAGCGCCTGGCCTGGTCCTACCGGACGGAGGGCACTTTCCTGACGGGTTCACCCGCACTCGTCAACGGCGTGGTCTACGCCGGCACACGTGATGAAAACGGCGATGGCAACAGCGCGGTGCACGCCGTGGACCAGGCCACCGGGAAGCAGCTGTGGAGCTACAAGGTGCCGTCCTCGGTGCACGGAAGCATCGCCGTCTCCGACGGGCTGGTCTTTGTTCCCACCCTCCGTGGCAGCCTCTTCGCCGTCGACGCTGCCACCGGGCAGCTGAAGTGGCAGCACGATCCGGAGCCCGCGCCCG contains:
- a CDS encoding PQQ-binding-like beta-propeller repeat protein, producing the protein MKLTRPAPDPQAGSGKRNLRLALYASTAALGGLVIAAPVSTAVGEALNPPSAAVSGTVFEDRNGNDAFDPGEPALPGVSVSDGATVAVTDANGKYSLETRTERRNTDIVFVTQPAGYSVGTDEFMAPRFYRNLGLLAADEKKTADFALTKDAKSERSNFTFGNIADPHVNAQLPEQIQEINATGQELGFIQVSGDLTNNATDAEFNTYKAATSLSKVPVWPAVGNHEYTSGTGYANRINNYRNHVGPEWYSFDYGNRHFLVLENNGSAPFDEQLEWARQDLAKNVGDKELVVLTHQPMNVPFGSQNMYDQYGALLEQYKAQLILVGHEHSNDVEPDSAFASTAKHVQTTSSSYTIDNSPRGFRYVSMTDESFENPVRNYGAEKDLTITSPADGSSIPLDGFPGIQANAYDTTDAPVKVQFRIDGGNWRPLASTGEFTWHSDLQGDLRKAGKHTVEVQATDATGASWNKTSTFTFTAEKAITPVKGADWSQHHGDQGHTGVAADRIDAGQRLAWSYRTEGTFLTGSPALVNGVVYAGTRDENGDGNSAVHAVDQATGKQLWSYKVPSSVHGSIAVSDGLVFVPTLRGSLFAVDAATGQLKWQHDPEPAPEGYNQRTYGYYGVTVADGKVLYPYQTRHGEAKQGLLLALDVKTGSRVWASPMSGSTMSDGTPAVSDGRVYVGNQTADRVMAYDLATGQPLWTGAATLGGWQDGIPSAGNGRVYIGSGNGIIARDGATGQTLWTYRSQHPSLVNGNATPAAPTIAGNVIYMGFPSGAVTALDATTGAVLWDRLLPGEQYRGGVHTSPALSGDTLFVGANNGNFYALDSRTGQPLWHHNIGTWVAAGPAVSGNTVVAGALDGNLYAFTPGGTAAERWSSVSGRVTHAGTGEAASGIGVQVMRDGVMAGTTTTATDGTYRLGLEQGAGTYTVQAAQLGSATATKQIEVPAGQSRTVDLELRPVNVDASTGKRLTGSLVEAGVQDIVIENRKLALAISKMFNDPQLDQSTVGKPLDMAITGQPDQLDWINLPYVATAEPTGGNAWAQTQVRTDSVEILENSGERAVVRASGTSAEHPGLVVTTTYSANAEDPWITARSEFRNTTQAALPLWVGDAMDHDGTGQRSGVAGHPVINTGTAASYEPSGNWIGQTGTGADQQTYGLVYTAESGKFTGYGFRNWIMSKFQVEIPAGGSHTLDRRIVVAPNGGAENPFTVLDQLAAP